The genomic segment TCTTTCTGCGAGATCTGACCGATGAGCTTCCCCTCTTCCAATACGGGGAACCTTCGGATCTTCATATCTAAGAACTGCTTGGCTGCTTCGAAGATGTCCTTATCGGGCTCAATGGTCTTGACCT from the Flavobacteriales bacterium genome contains:
- a CDS encoding CBS domain-containing protein, with the translated sequence VKTIEPDKDIFEAAKQFLDMKIRRFPVLEEGKLIGQISQKDVLKAVMKLSRNTW